The genomic DNA TAATTGTCGAAGAGATACTTCGAGCCGGCCTTCACCATCCGGTCGTCGTAAAGGCCGCAGACTTGCAGCGAGTATATCGCCGCCGCGGTGCGGGCAAAGCCGGGGTCGCGATACGGCTGGTAGCAGAAGCCGCCCGTGCGTTCGTCGAAGCAGGCCCGCACATATTTCACCGCGTCATCAATCGTCTTCTGCGGAACCTCGATGCCGCCGTTCTTGGCCGCGCGCAACGCGACGACCTGCAGCACCGTCACCGAGATGTCGGCGTCGTAGCTCACGGGCCGGTAGCGCCAGCCGCCCTCGGTGTTTTGCGCGGAAATGATGAGCTTGATGACGCGGTCCAGCTTGGCGCGCATCGCGGGGTTCTTCGTCTGCCCGTAAAGCTCGGCGAGGGCGATGGAGGCGATGCCGTGGCCATACATGTACTGGCCGTCGCTGCGGCTGCCCATGACGCCGTCGGGGCCGACGATGTCGAGCAGGTATTGCATCCCGGCGGTGACGTTCTTCCCGTATTCGCCCTCGCCGGGGAGGTGGCCTGAAGCCTGGTAACAGATGAGCACGTAACCGGTCATCGCGAGCTGGCGCTGTTTTTCCTCACCGTAAGCGCCCCAAGCGCCGGTGGCGGTTTGCCTGCTCGCGAGATATTTCAGCGCGCCGTTGATGACCTTCTCGGTCTCGGCATCCACCTTGACCGGGTCGGTCTTCGCGCGCGGAGAGGCCGGACCGGGAGGAGGCGCGGCGAACGGGGTGGATAAAATGGGAAGCGCGCCGAGGCAAACTGCGAGCGCGAGCCGCCGCAGCATGGTGTGGACGAACCCAGCCGAAGATTGAGACGACGACCGAAGCTGACGCATCACTTGTTCCCCTTCGGCCGGCTGGTCGTGTCGGAGAGGTTTTTCAAATACTGTTCGACGGCGCGGCCGAATTCCTCGGGATACTTCTCGCCGACGGATTGCTTGATCGCCGCGCGGTCGCGGGCGGGCAGGCCGATGAAACCGCTGCCGCCGGTGAGGTCACGCTTTGCGCCGTCCGCGCCACCAGCACCGAGCCAGTTGCCCTGCTTGCCGTCGCCCTTGCCCGCCTGCTGGCCGGGTTGCTGGGGCTGGCCCTTGCCGTTGCCGGGCTGCTGGCCTTTGCCGTTGCCTGGTTGCTGACCTTGTCCCTGACCGGGCTGCTGGCCTTGCGCGGTCTGAGGCGTGCCGACGCCGGCTTGCGCGAGCGCGAGCGAAGCCGCCGCCTGCGCGAGCGCCTGCTGAGCGGCCTGCGCGTTGGCTTGGGCGGGCATGGCTTTGTTTGCCTCGGCTTGCGCGGCGGCATCCATCAGCGCTTGCAAAGCCTGTTGAAGTGACATCTGTGCGGCGGGCGGCAGTTGTCCTGCCTCCCCGGCTGCGAGCGGTGAAATCGCCTCGGCCGCGCCTTCGAGTGGCTGGGCGGCGGGCGTTGCGTTCATTTCGCTCAGCAATTCGGCGAGCTTCTTCACGTCGGCCTGTTTCTGCGCGAGTTGCGGAAGTGAAGCGGGCGGCGGTTCGCCCCCGGGCTGGCCTTCGCCGGGTTTGCCTTCGCCCGGCTTTCCTTCGCCGGGCTTCGCTTCACCCTTGGGCTGGCTGGCACCTTTCGGTTCACCTTCGCCCTTGGGTTCTCCGGCTTGCGCCGCTTGCTCAATGGACTTCTGCGCCTTCGCCATTTCGCCGATGGCGCCTTTGAGGTCGTTCTGGTCGAGTTTCTGCGCGGCGCTCTGGGCGGACTTTTTCGCCTCGCTGACGGGCGCGGACTCGGGCTTGCCTTCGGCTTTCTTCGCGAGGGATTGGGCGATTTCCTTCTGCGCCTCCTTGATCATCTCGCCGAGGCCGGCCGGTTGCTGGAGCTGGGCGAGCGCCTGATTCACGTTCTCCTGCGCCTTCGCGACGGCCTCGGCCGCCTGTGCGGCGTTGCTCTGCATCTGCTGGCCGAGTTCGTTGGCAAGCTGGCCGATCTTTTCATCAATCGCCTTCTTCGCGGCGGCGAGGTCGGCCATCGCTTCCTTCTGCGGTGCGCGCGCGGCCTCGGCGTTCGGCTTGCCAAGTTCGCTCTTCGACTCGGCCATGTTCTTCTCGGCGGACGCGAGCGGCTTCTCGGCCTTGGGCGCGAGTGGCGCGGCCTCGCTCTTCGCCTCGGAGGTCTGCTTGCCGAGTTCGCCCTGCTTGTCGGCGGTCTTGGGCGACGGGGCCTCCGGCTTCTCGGCGGCCTTGGCGGTGTCGATCTGGACCTTGGCCTGGTCCTTCATGATTTCGCCAACCTTCTTGCTGAGGGCTTCGAGCTTGGCCTTGTCCTCGGCGGCCTTCTCGAGCGAGGCGACCTTCTGCTCGAGCTGCTGCTCGGCCTGGGCGAGGGCGTCCACGGCGGCTTGCTGGGCCATCAGCGCCTCGGGCTTTTGTTGCGCGAGTTGCTGCTCCGCTTTCTGCATTTGCTTCGCAGCCTCGGCGATGGACTCGGCGGCTTCGGGTGAAGTGGGCGCGGCCTGTTCCTGAGTCTTCTGCGTTTCCTGCTTGAGGGCGTCCTGCTTGGAAGCCTGCTTGGCGAGTTCGCCGGGCTTCTTTTGCTCGGCGGCGGCGGAAGCCTCGGCCTTGAGCGCTTCCTCCTGTTTCTTCAGTTCCTTCACTTTCTCGAGAAGTTCCTTCGCGGCGGCGAGTTTGTCCTGCGGCTTGGTGAGTTGGGCCTCGGCCTTCGCGAGTTGTTCCTCGAGGGTCTTCTTGGCTTCTTCGAGCTTGGCAACGGCTTGCTGCTGCTGTTCGGGCGCGGTCTGGCGCATCTGGTCGCCGGTCTGGAAGTTGTCGTTCAACGTCGCGCGGGCTTCCTGCATCTTTTGCTCGCTGGCCTTGAGCTGCTCGGCGGCCTTGGGGGCGACGTCCTTCACGTCGTCACGGACGCTCGCGGTTTTGTCGACGACTTCGGCCTGACGTTTCTCGACCTCGGCGGTGTCGGGCTTGCGGCCCTCGAGCTTCTGCGTCTCGTCCTTGACGACCTTCTGGTCGGCGATGGCCTTCTCGACGTCGCGGATGGCCTGCTTGAGAATCTCGATGGTGTCGCGGTTCGGCAGGAGGAGCTTGGCGATTTCCTGCATGAGGTCGCGGGCCTTGCGCTCGCTGCCGGCTGCGCCGAGGAGCTTTGCGGCCTTGAGGTCGGTCGTGGCGGATTCGAGCGTGGCAACGAGCTGGCCGTCTTGCGCCTTGCGTTGCGCGGCTTGGGGCCGCTCGGCGGTCGGGCCGTCCATGTCCTTGAGCAGCTCGCCGAGCTTCTTGAGCAAGAGTCCGGCCTCGGTGCCGATGGTGCCCTGCTCGGTTTCCTGGATGCGCAACGAGATGCGCTGCGACTCGTCGAAGCTGAACGTCTCGCGTCCGCGCGCGAGCTGGACGAGGCCGACGGCTTCCTTGAGATTTTCGCCCTGCCGCTGTGCGAGGGCCGAGAAGCGCATCGAGAGCTGCTGCAACAACTGCTGGCGCTGGAATTCGAGAAGCAACTGCCGGAGTTGGATGACGATGCCTTTCTGCCCCGCGAAGGCCTCGAGCGCGGCAGGCGAGCCAGGCTTGCCGGCGTTGCGCGCCTGCTGAAGCAGCTCGATGACGCGGCCCATCTCCTTGTCCGTGAGCGAGCCGAGCACGGACCGGATGGCGCGCAGCACCGTCACGTCGTCGCCGGCGAGCCCGTTGCGCTCGTATTCCTCGGCGAGGCGGTCGAGTTGGGCGCCGAGACGCGAGGTGGAGGTCTTGATCTGCTCCTGCCGCAATTCCTGCTGGAGCAGGCGATCGGTGGCGGGCGGCTTGGCTGGCGTGTCGTTCACGGCGGCGCGCGATGAAAGCGCGAGGGTTGCGACGAGTCCGCCGAGCAGGAGGGATTTGCGGTTCATAAGGTCAGCCGGGCGAGTGCGAACTGGCGTGGCGCTCGTCCGGTAATGTCGGCCTTCAGCCTATATGGACGGAGTGAATAGGCAATGGGATTCAGGGGATTGCGGCGGAAACAATCGGTCTCGTCGTCGTCCTCGGGTTGCGCTCCGGTTGGGGGTTGGGGAAAAAAAGGACAGATGAGACGGATTCGACGACAACGACGACCGGAGGAGCATCCCAACTTTTCCTTCCGGCTCATCGGCCTTTGCGCCATAACGCCGCATCGCATGAAGCCGCCCCCCGCCCCGGTGTTCGTCCTCACACTTCTATTACTCCATGTCACCTTGTCGCCGACCGCGCTCGCCGCCGCGCCCGCCGACCCTTTCGCCGCGGGTGTCCGCGCGACCGAACCGCTCGCGCCGGCCGAGCAGCAGCGGACTTTCAAGCTCCCACCCGGTTTCCGAATCCAGCTCGTCGCCGCCGAACCGGACCTGCGCAAGCCGATGAACATGGCGTTCGACGCGTCGGGCCGCTTGTGGATCACCGAGTCGCGCGAATATCCCTTCGCGGCCAAGTCGGATGCCGAGGCGCGCGACACGATCCGCATCCTTTCCGATTTTGACACGAACGGCCGCGCGCGCAAAGTCACGACCTTCGCGACAAACCTGAACATCCCCATCGGCCTGTATCCATTCCGCGCGCCGAGGTCCATCCCCCCATCGGCCACCGGCCATCGGCCATCGGCCATGACCTGGAAGTGCATCGCCTGGTCCATCCCGAACATCTGGCTCTTCGAGGACACCGACGGCGACGGCGTGGCGGACAAGAAGGAAATCCTCTACGGCCCGTTCGACCACACGCGCGACACGCACGGCAACCAGGCGAGCTTCCGCCGCGGCTTCGATGGCTGGCTCTACGCGACCCACGGCTACAACAACCGCTCGAGAGTCAGGGGCCGCGACGGCCACGAGATCACGATGAACTCAGGCAACACCTACCGCATGCGCCTCGACGGCTCGCGCATCGAGCACTGGACGCACGGACAGGTGAACCCGTTCGGCCTCGCCTTCGATCCGCTCGGCAATCTCTACTCCGCCGACTGCCACAGCTCGCCCATCTACCAGCTCCTGCGCGGCGCGTGGTATCCGAGCTTCGGCGCGCCGCACGACGGGCTCGGCTTCGCGCCCGTCACCATCCAGCACTCGCACGGCAGCACCGCCATCTGCGGCATCACTTACATCAGCGACCCGTCGTGGCCTCCCGAGTTTTGGGACAACATTCTCATCGGCAACGTGATGACCAGCCGCATCAACCGCGACAAGATCGACTTCACCGGCTCGACCTCGAAAGGCGTCGAGCAGCCGGACTTCCTCACGACGACCGACCCGTGGTTCCGCCCGGTGGACTTGCAATTCGGCCCCGACGGCGCGCTCTACGTGGCGGACTTCTACAACCGCATCATCGGCCACTACGAAGTGCCGCTGACACACCCCGGCCGCGACCGCGAGCGCGGGCGAATCTGGCGCATCGTTCACAACGGCACCGGCGGAAGAACGCCGGCCCGCCCGTTGCGCGACCTCCCCGACTTCACTCGAGCGACCCGCGACGAACTGCTCCAGGAACTGCTCGGCTCAAATCCCGCCCGCCAAGCGCTTGCCCGCGAGGAACTCACGCTGCGAACGAACGCCAACGAACACGGCCTCCTCACGCAGGCCGCGCGAGGCGACTGGCACTTCCGCCAGGCCGACGCGCGCGAAGGGCTCCTCGTCGGCTGCCTGTGGCACCTCCAACGCTCCGGCACGCTCGACGAAAAAACCCTCCTCACCGCGCTCACCGACCGCGACGAACCCGTCCGCGTCCATGCATTGCGCGTGCTCACAGAACGCCGCCTTCAAGCCGCCTCAATCCCGGCACAACCCCGGGGCAACGAACCCGGAAGCGGCGCGAACCCCGCGCTCCTCGCCGCCGCGCGCACCGCGCTCGCCGACGCCTCCGCTCACGTCCAGCGCGCCGCGGCAGACGCGCTCGCCGCGAACCCATCGCTCGAAAACCTTGCGCCGCTCCTCGCGCTGCACGCGCGCGTGCCCGCGGCGGACACGCACCTCGAACACGTCGCGCGACTTGCCTTGCGCGAGCAGCTTCGACTCCCCGGCGCCTTCGCCGGGCTCAGCACCAACCTCAGCGAAGCCCGTTCGCGGCTCTTCGCGTCCATCGCGGTTGGCGTGACGAACCAGGCCGCGGCCACTTTCCTCATCCGGCACATGCAGGCGCACGCCGAGCCGCGCGATTCACTCGCGCGCTACGCGCTGCACGCCGTGCGATTCGGCACCGACCGCGACCACGTGAACATCGCCAACTTCGCGCAGCTCAGGTCCCGCAACGACCTCGACCTCGAACTCGCGCTGTTCAAGTCAGTCCACGACGGCCTGGAGCAAAGGGGCGACGTGATCGGCGGCGTGAACAAACACTGGGGCGAGGACCTCGCGAGGCGCGCGCTCGCGGCGGCGCCCGATTCGCGTTGGCAAAACTCGCCGCCGCCCGGCGCGGCCGACCCGCGCAACCCGTGGACGTTGCAGGAGCGCGGCAGCGCCGACGGCACGAGCGCGCAGCTCATGTCGAGTTTTCCGAACGGCGAGACGCTCACCGGCGTGCTGCGCTCCGCGCCGTTTGCGCCGCCGGCGACGTTGAGTTTCTGGCTCTGCGGCCACGACGGTTTCCCAAACACGCCGGCGCAGAAGAAGAACGTTGTGCGGCTGATTGAGGTGGACACGAAGCGCGTCCTGCGCGAAGCCTCGCCGCCGCGCAACGACACGGCGCGATTGGTCTCGTGGGACCTTGCAGAGTTTGCGGGAACGCGCGCCGTGTTCGAGGCGACCGACGGCGACAGCGGCACGGCTTACGCGTGGCTCGCGTTCGGCCGCTTCGAGCCCGCGCTGCCCGAGCTCGCCCTCACCGACGCCAGCCAGCTCGCGAGGCAACTCCAAACCGCCGCCGACATCGCCGGCGCGGTCAGGCTCGCG from Verrucomicrobiota bacterium includes the following:
- a CDS encoding terpene cyclase/mutase family protein — protein: MLRRLALAVCLGALPILSTPFAAPPPGPASPRAKTDPVKVDAETEKVINGALKYLASRQTATGAWGAYGEEKQRQLAMTGYVLICYQASGHLPGEGEYGKNVTAGMQYLLDIVGPDGVMGSRSDGQYMYGHGIASIALAELYGQTKNPAMRAKLDRVIKLIISAQNTEGGWRYRPVSYDADISVTVLQVVALRAAKNGGIEVPQKTIDDAVKYVRACFDERTGGFCYQPYRDPGFARTAAAIYSLQVCGLYDDRMVKAGSKYLFDNYREDHEWFAYGNFYAAPAQYMIGGETWSRWYATIKQSLLKSVRTEGDLAWWEARGRGGVGPNWSTAVYATMLAMPYHYIPLYQR
- a CDS encoding c-type cytochrome; the encoded protein is MGFRGLRRKQSVSSSSSGCAPVGGWGKKGQMRRIRRQRRPEEHPNFSFRLIGLCAITPHRMKPPPAPVFVLTLLLLHVTLSPTALAAAPADPFAAGVRATEPLAPAEQQRTFKLPPGFRIQLVAAEPDLRKPMNMAFDASGRLWITESREYPFAAKSDAEARDTIRILSDFDTNGRARKVTTFATNLNIPIGLYPFRAPRSIPPSATGHRPSAMTWKCIAWSIPNIWLFEDTDGDGVADKKEILYGPFDHTRDTHGNQASFRRGFDGWLYATHGYNNRSRVRGRDGHEITMNSGNTYRMRLDGSRIEHWTHGQVNPFGLAFDPLGNLYSADCHSSPIYQLLRGAWYPSFGAPHDGLGFAPVTIQHSHGSTAICGITYISDPSWPPEFWDNILIGNVMTSRINRDKIDFTGSTSKGVEQPDFLTTTDPWFRPVDLQFGPDGALYVADFYNRIIGHYEVPLTHPGRDRERGRIWRIVHNGTGGRTPARPLRDLPDFTRATRDELLQELLGSNPARQALAREELTLRTNANEHGLLTQAARGDWHFRQADAREGLLVGCLWHLQRSGTLDEKTLLTALTDRDEPVRVHALRVLTERRLQAASIPAQPRGNEPGSGANPALLAAARTALADASAHVQRAAADALAANPSLENLAPLLALHARVPAADTHLEHVARLALREQLRLPGAFAGLSTNLSEARSRLFASIAVGVTNQAAATFLIRHMQAHAEPRDSLARYALHAVRFGTDRDHVNIANFAQLRSRNDLDLELALFKSVHDGLEQRGDVIGGVNKHWGEDLARRALAAAPDSRWQNSPPPGAADPRNPWTLQERGSADGTSAQLMSSFPNGETLTGVLRSAPFAPPATLSFWLCGHDGFPNTPAQKKNVVRLIEVDTKRVLREASPPRNDTARLVSWDLAEFAGTRAVFEATDGDSGTAYAWLAFGRFEPALPELALTDASQLARQLQTAADIAGAVRLASAEPQLARLFTSSPDADTRAAAGRAWLAINASTAVAPVGKVVLDGAQPESLRERLATELLKVPQPTARQAVIEAMHAAPARLQARLALALAASPAGAESVLEAAEAGRIPARLLQSRALTDLLNANAAKSPRERIVSLTRDLPPADAAIQQLIARKRTGFDASKASAARGTDVFTQACALCHQLNGKGVIVGPQLDGIGNRGLDRLIEDILDPNANVDRAFRSTTFVMTNGDVVSGLFRREEGAQIIAAESTGKEVSFAKGQLKERRETDRSLMPENFGDALTAQQFNDLLAFLLGETGRRGK